ACGCCACGATCTCGTTTTGCCCACCCGTGAAAGGAAGATTTCCACAGGCCACCGGCTGGGCCTCCTCCGCGGAAATCGTCTTTAAAATCGGATATCCGCCCCATTGCACGTGTAAATTCATAAACCCATGTGCGCTCCCGCCTTTGTATCCCGACACACAGCAGACCACGGCGTCCCTGTCCCATCCGCTGCGCAGCAATCCGGTCTCCCCGTAGTGCATTCGGGTAAATTTCTTTGAAAGCGGCAATACAATCTTGCGACTCGACTCCTGGAACTCAGGATCATAATAACAATAAGCGTACGGAGCGTATGCGATCATACACTCCGCCGTTGTACCCTTCACGCCCATCCCAAACCGGTAGAGCCGTCCCAGCCTCGGATCGCCAAGTGCTACGTCCCGCATCTCGGCATCTCCAGCTTCCTGCGCCAGCCGAAGCAGGGTCACCGAACACGCATCTATCTGGCTGCCCAAAATCACATTTGAATTTTCCGGGTAATACAGCCTGTCTTCGATCACCTTCGGCGGTGCCAGATGATACCGAAACCACGTCAAAGGCCGCTCCAGTCGTTTTGGAAAAGCCTTATACAGATCCTCTCCCGTCACGTTGCGTAGCGCATCGGCGAAGTGAAGCATCCACAAATTCTCCCACGGCCAGAACGCAGGCCCGTCGCCCGGTGCGCCGTCTCTTCCGCAGCCATAGGGCATCACCCCGCTGCGAAACCGATCGATCACGGCCGACACCCAGGCTTCCGCATCGGGATGTTTTCCCAACAAGTACAAAGCCGCCACGCCAAAATGCCCGTTATCGACCACAGCGTGGTGTCGTCCATCCGATGAGTATCTGTCTCGCTCCACATCCGGCCACCAGCGTTTCATCATCCGAACCAGACACGCGGTCGCCTGTTTTTTTTCCACATCGGGCAACGCCTTGTCGAGCAGATCCAGCGCCAGTGCAAACGCCTGCATATACCGGTTGGCCGTATAAAAATGTTCTTCTACCCGGTCACTATGCTCCCATTCCCCCGCCGCGCACAACCAATCTCTCGCCCGTTTTAACCAGCGCGGATCTCCCGTCAGGCGCCAGGCGAATGCATAATGCTCTATCAGTGCGGTTGCGTACATCCCCGTATAGAATGTCAGGTATAGCTGGTGGTATGGGTGCGGGCTGTGAGGCCGTTCGGGAATTCGTTTCCACGGCCGCTGAAAATAAAAAATCTCGCAATCTGCGAGAATATTCTTAAGGATTCGTTTTCGCGCCTCATCCTTCGGCGGCTCGAATCTGTAATCTGGATCATCGGCGGGATGATATAGCCGGGGATGATCCTCACGTAGAACCTGAACCATAATTATTTCAAAGCCTCGTCAATCAAAAACAGATCGGTCAGCAGTGCACGCAAATGAATAGAAGCATTTAAGTTGTCGATCAACTGAGAACTGATGGCGGACTTGCCCAGCACGAGGTTAATGCCCGCCTGTGCTCTTTTCGCATCGGCAGTCATCTCGTCCAAAAAATCTCGATAATCCGCAAGTCCCCTTTCTCTCGCGATAAGCGCTGCGGATTTTCCCAGATTGTCGAGCGCATTATTCATCTCTTTTAGCGCGTGTCGAATCTGAGCGTCTGGCGCGTCATCTCCTTCTATACCCTGTGCGGCATAAGCCAGCATCAATTCATAACCCGATTCAATCGCTTCAATATGTTGCGCCCACTCTGAGAAAACATCTGCCATGTGTTATGCGCCTTTTCTTTTTACATCCCACTTCTCTGGATCGTGATGTGCGCGATATTCCTCGTCTGTAATCCACCCTTTAATCATTGATCGCGTATAAAAAAGTTTCTCTGGCCGTATCGCAAAATAAACATGCATCATAATCAGCGGAATAAAACACAGACCCGAAAAATCGTGCAAAACATAAATAATACCCCAGATTTCACCTGAAAAAACATAAGGATCGCGCGTCCAGAAAGGCGAATCAATTTTAAACAACATCAAAATACCCGTCACACAGGCAACCAGACTCATAATCGCCACAATATGGTGATAAATCTTTTGCATCAGCCAGTATTT
The Gemmatimonadota bacterium genome window above contains:
- a CDS encoding cytochrome b/b6 domain-containing protein is translated as MNALLRHTLATRINHWLMAACMIALLLTGFLPILGIKFAWVTLHWVSGVIFTASVLFHIIYALTRQDWRSMWIARGEFADVLSSLSGSIKALKVSPGKYWLMQKIYHHIVAIMSLVACVTGILMLFKIDSPFWTRDPYVFSGEIWGIIYVLHDFSGLCFIPLIMMHVYFAIRPEKLFYTRSMIKGWITDEEYRAHHDPEKWDVKRKGA